The sequence ATCCAAGTTTACACCGGCAACGGAAAGGGCAAGACCACCGCTTCTTTGGGGCTGGGCCTGCGGGCCTCGGGGCAGAAGAAGAAGGTGATGATGATCCAGTTCATGAAGGGCAAGGTGAACTACGGGGAGCTGAAATCCGCCAAGCTTCTTCCCGGGTTCACCATCAAACAGTTCGGGCGGCCCAGCTTCGTGGACAAGAAGAACCCGGCCCCGGCCGACATCAAGGGGGCAAGGGAGGCGCTTGACTTTGCGGCCAAGACCATCGGCTCCAGGAAATACAACATCATCATCCTGGACGAACTGAACGTGGCCCTGGACTTCAAACTGATCCCGCT is a genomic window of bacterium containing:
- a CDS encoding cob(I)yrinic acid a,c-diamide adenosyltransferase translates to MIQVYTGNGKGKTTASLGLGLRASGQKKKVMMIQFMKGKVNYGELKSAKLLPGFTIKQFGRPSFVDKKNPAPADIKGAREALDFAAKTIGSRKYNIIILDELNVALDFKLIPLDEVLLMLAWVPRDLELVITGRNAHPKVVKLADLVSEVKEVKHYYQQGVQARRGIEF